The genomic stretch CGGATGTGTGCGAGCACACCCTGAAGCTCGTCGAGGGAGTTGTAACCGATCACCAACTGACCCTTTCCCTTCTTCCCGTGGCGGATCTGCACCGCAGAGCCTAGGCGCTCGGCCAGACGTTGCTCGAGGCGAGCGATATCCGGGTCGGGTTTGGAGGGTTCGACAGGCTCGGGTTTGCCACTCAACCACTGACGAACCAGTGCTTCAGTCTGGCGCACGGTAAGACCGCGTGCGACAACATGTCGCGCCCCTTCCACCTGCTGATTGTCCGGCAGACCGAGCAATGCACGGGCATGGCCCATTTCCAGGTCGCCGTGGGACAGCATGGTCTTGATGACTTCCGGCAGCGCAATCAGGCGCAACAGGTTGGCTACGGTGACGCGGGACTTACCCACAGCCTCGGCCACCTGTTGCTGGGTGAGCTGGAATTCCTGCTGCAAACGCTGCAGCGCTACCGCTTCTTCGATCGGATTGAGGTCTTCGCGCTGGATGTTCTCGATCAACGCAATGGCGATCGCGGTTTCATCCGGCACATCACGGACCATGGCCGGGATGGTTTCCTGGCCGGCCTGCTGGCTTGCGCGCCAGCGACGCTCACCGGCGATGATTTCAAAGCGGCCACCACCAATCGGGCGAACCACGATCGGCTGCATCACGCCCTGGGCCTTGATCGACTGCGCCAGCTCTTCCAGCGCCTGCGGATCCATGTCCCGGCGTGGCTGATACTTGCCGCGCTGCAACAGGTCCAGTGGCAGGTGCTGCAACTCACGGCTGTCAGCCTGCGCCGCTTGTTCTTCCAGCGAGCTGACAGTCGGACCGCTCAGCAGTGCATCCAGTCCTCGTCCGAGACCTCGTTTCTTGACGGCCATGGGGATTCCTTAAGTTGGCTGAGCAGCGGCGATGCGTGAATTTTTGCGCTGACGGCGAACCATCTCGCCCGCCAGGGCCAGATAGGCCAGCGCGCCACGCGATTGCTTGTCGTAGGCCAGCGCCGGCATGCCGTAGCTCGGAGCTTCGGCCAGGCGGATGTTGCGCGGGATCACCGTGTCGTACAGCTGATCGCCGAAGTGTTCCTTGAGCTGGGCCGATACATCGTTCATCAGGCTCAGGCGCGGGTCGTACATGGTCCGCAGCAGACCTTCGACTTTCAGGTTCGGGTTCAGCAGTTCGGCAATGCGCTTGATGTTATCCACAAGGTCGCTCAAACCTTCGAGCGCAAAGTACTCGCACTGCATGGGGATAATCACCCCGTCAGCGGCGACCAGTGCGTTCAGCGTGAGCATCGACAGCGACGGCGGGCAGTCGATCAGAATGTAATCGTAGTTTTCACGGATCGGCGCCAGCGCGCTGCGCAGACGACTTTCCTTCATCTGCATTTCCAGCAGCACCACTTCGGCCGCCGTCAGATCGCGGTTGGCCGGCAGCAGTTGATAACCACCGTGTTCGGAGTAGTGCATGGCCTG from Pseudomonas allokribbensis encodes the following:
- a CDS encoding ParA family protein; amino-acid sequence: MAKVFAIANQKGGVGKTTTCINLAASLVATKRRVLLIDLDPQGNATMGSGVDKHGLENSVYDLLIGECDLAQAMHYSEHGGYQLLPANRDLTAAEVVLLEMQMKESRLRSALAPIRENYDYILIDCPPSLSMLTLNALVAADGVIIPMQCEYFALEGLSDLVDNIKRIAELLNPNLKVEGLLRTMYDPRLSLMNDVSAQLKEHFGDQLYDTVIPRNIRLAEAPSYGMPALAYDKQSRGALAYLALAGEMVRRQRKNSRIAAAQPT
- a CDS encoding ParB/RepB/Spo0J family partition protein; protein product: MAVKKRGLGRGLDALLSGPTVSSLEEQAAQADSRELQHLPLDLLQRGKYQPRRDMDPQALEELAQSIKAQGVMQPIVVRPIGGGRFEIIAGERRWRASQQAGQETIPAMVRDVPDETAIAIALIENIQREDLNPIEEAVALQRLQQEFQLTQQQVAEAVGKSRVTVANLLRLIALPEVIKTMLSHGDLEMGHARALLGLPDNQQVEGARHVVARGLTVRQTEALVRQWLSGKPEPVEPSKPDPDIARLEQRLAERLGSAVQIRHGKKGKGQLVIGYNSLDELQGVLAHIR